The Deferrivibrio essentukiensis genomic sequence TTTAGAATACAAAAATCTGTTTTTGAATGCAGACTTACAAAGTCAGGGCTAAACAGGCTGACAGAAGAGTTAAAAGTATGTGATACAAAATCAGGCTTTACACGAATATATAAGGTGTACAAAATGTCAAAACCAATTGACATAGGTGATAAAAAAATACCTGATTTTGATGATGGTTGTGCGTTTATAGTATAATTTGAAGTTTGACAATTAAATACGCGATTAGTGTGAAGTAAATTTGCTCAAAAGTTTTCCACAATGACCCTTAAAAATTGTGGAAAACCTATGTGGAAAACTCAAAAAATTAAATTTCTGACACAGCGTTGTAACTTATTGATAATAAGCCTAAAAAATCCGTCTACATTTTTTCTTGTCAGACCCCCCTAAAATCATTGTGGAAAACTCAT encodes the following:
- the cas2 gene encoding CRISPR-associated endonuclease Cas2 → MPRDGKYVVAYDITDDKERDKVEKILKNYGFRIQKSVFECRLTKSGLNRLTEELKVCDTKSGFTRIYKVYKMSKPIDIGDKKIPDFDDGCAFIV